ATTGTTGAAAAAGCTCATAAGACCGGTTCTCTTAAAAAAGCCTTGGGTGCTAATTTATTTAACCATTTAATGGAAACAGTTGGGGACTTTAATTCGGCGGTTAAAAATGAAGGCTCTAAGCATGAGGCGCCGCAAAAGAAACTTACCGCCAGAGAAGAGGAAGCCATTAAAGCTATTGAAGAAAAAGCCGCTAAAGCCGGTTTACAGGTTAATATTCGTGCTGTGGCCAGTGCTTCTAGTATGGGTAGAGCTTCGGCTATTTTGCGACAAATGACCGATGCTTTTAGTCATTACAATCTATATGAATACGGTAATAGCTTTATCGTTAAAACCTTTAAGCGACCCAAGAAGTTTATTAGTGACTTTATCTTCCGTCGTTTTTATGAAAAAACGGCTGCCCTGTGCAATACTGAGGAAATGGCTAGTTTATATCATCTACCCTTAAAAAACGCTGAGACACCCAATATTTTATGGTTAACAGCTAAACAGGCCGCCGCTCCAGTTGATATACCTGAAGAAGGCTTACTTTTAGGTACTAACCATTACCGACACGTCCAAAAAGAGGTTAGAGTTAAACCGGCAGATCGTTTACGTCATACCTACATTGTTGGTAAGTCTGGTACCGGAAAATCCCAACTCTTAGCTAATATGGCCATACAAGATGTCTTAGCTGGGCATGGTCTTTGTTTTTTGGATCCCCATGGTGACGTGATTGAAGATATCTTAGCTCGTATTCCACCGGAGCGGGCGGATGATGTGATTATCTTTTCTCCGGCAGATATAGCAAGACCAATGTCCATGAACCTTTTGGAATATGATCCTCGTTATCCTGAACAAAAGACTTTTGTCATTAACGAGATGATTGGTATTTTTGATAAACTCTATGATCTTAAATCTACTGGTGGACCGATCTTTGAACAATATATGCGTAACGCCATGCTTTTAGTTATGAGTGATACCGAAAGCGGCTCTACTTTAATGGAAATCCCCAGAGTTTTAGCTGATGCGGAATTTCGTAATTTAAAACTTTCTCGTTGTCCTGACCCGACAGTGGTGGATTTTTGGCGTAAGGAAGCGGAAAAAGCTGGTGGTGATGCTGCCCTAGCTAACGTTGTCCCTTATATTACTTCCAAGTTAACTTCTTTTATCTCTAATGATATGATGAGGCCGATTATTGGGCAACAAAAGAGCTCCTTTAATTTGCGAGATATTATGGATTCAAGAAAACTACTTTTTGTTTCTTTGCCTAAGGGTATTGTCGGGGAACTTAATGCCTATCTTTTGGGTATGATTATTGTCGGCAAAATCTTAATGGCTGCTTTATCTAGAGCGGATATTACTAATCCAGCAGATCGTAAAGATTTTTATCTTTACATAGATGAGTTCCAGAACTTTACTACCGATTCTATCTGCC
This genomic window from Patescibacteria group bacterium contains:
- a CDS encoding type IV secretion system DNA-binding domain-containing protein — its product is MDFGQQYINENTTVVFEPTIPNQVTVEPVVWVSALLLIIFLILLFSVRAMFRKRNLGEQKVFLVRLPKQRSEEDKQPMSVQQLREEIAKGESLFTAIGGLRAQHGFRSWLFGRNDHFGFEIVAHKKVIAFYVTAPYEYAHHLEHQLNAIYPDAVIEDVKDYNIFSPQSFIAAAEVQMRNSDILPLRTYLKDDTDPLNSIINAMSKLQEGEGLALQYIARSAPGSWHGRARGIVEKAHKTGSLKKALGANLFNHLMETVGDFNSAVKNEGSKHEAPQKKLTAREEEAIKAIEEKAAKAGLQVNIRAVASASSMGRASAILRQMTDAFSHYNLYEYGNSFIVKTFKRPKKFISDFIFRRFYEKTAALCNTEEMASLYHLPLKNAETPNILWLTAKQAAAPVDIPEEGLLLGTNHYRHVQKEVRVKPADRLRHTYIVGKSGTGKSQLLANMAIQDVLAGHGLCFLDPHGDVIEDILARIPPERADDVIIFSPADIARPMSMNLLEYDPRYPEQKTFVINEMIGIFDKLYDLKSTGGPIFEQYMRNAMLLVMSDTESGSTLMEIPRVLADAEFRNLKLSRCPDPTVVDFWRKEAEKAGGDAALANVVPYITSKLTSFISNDMMRPIIGQQKSSFNLRDIMDSRKLLFVSLPKGIVGELNAYLLGMIIVGKILMAALSRADITNPADRKDFYLYIDEFQNFTTDSICQILSEARKYGLGLVIAHQYIGQLTKKGDTAVKDAVFGNVGTMISFKVGSEDAEFLKKEFAPVFSEFDLINVEKYTAYIKLLIDNTTSKPFSIKTPWPLAGDLRPDMAGKLRHLSRLKYGQDRETVEAEIMARVRQTQ